The Streptomyces luteogriseus genome includes a window with the following:
- a CDS encoding M20 family metallopeptidase produces the protein MSLESEVDLPGGAVLPGALPDALRAELIAFRRDMHMHPELGNQEFRTTAAIKERLERAGLKPRVLAVGTGLVCDIGVEGEQWDGGPSMLALRADIDGLPIPDTKADCPYRSTVPDRAHACGHDVHTTVVLGAGLVLAELHRRGALPRPVRLIFQPAEEVLPGGAADVIKCGALEGVGAIIAVHCDPRVDAGKIGLREGPITSACDRLEIGLDGPGGHTARPHLTTDLVTAAARVITDVPALVGRRFDSRSGLAITWGRVESGHAPNVIPQHAELSGTVRCLDLEAWRQAPDVVVAAIDEIANLHRAKSEINYVRGVPPVVNEPGVTELLREAMIARRGVESVEGTEQSLGGEDFSWYLEHVPGAMARLGVRTPGERQIRDLHQGDFDVDESAITVGVELFTAAALVNGLR, from the coding sequence ATGTCACTGGAGTCCGAGGTCGATCTTCCCGGAGGAGCCGTACTCCCCGGTGCGCTGCCCGACGCTCTGCGGGCAGAGCTCATCGCGTTCCGGCGCGACATGCACATGCACCCGGAGCTCGGCAACCAGGAGTTCCGCACCACCGCCGCGATCAAGGAGCGGCTGGAGCGGGCCGGCCTCAAGCCGCGTGTTCTCGCCGTGGGGACCGGACTCGTCTGTGACATCGGCGTGGAGGGCGAGCAGTGGGACGGAGGCCCCAGCATGCTCGCTCTGCGGGCCGACATCGACGGCCTGCCCATCCCGGACACCAAGGCGGACTGCCCGTACCGCTCCACCGTGCCCGACCGCGCGCACGCCTGCGGTCACGACGTGCACACCACCGTCGTCCTCGGTGCCGGCCTCGTCCTCGCCGAGCTGCACCGGCGCGGCGCGCTGCCTCGCCCGGTCCGGTTGATCTTCCAGCCCGCCGAGGAGGTGCTGCCCGGCGGCGCCGCCGACGTCATCAAGTGCGGGGCGCTGGAAGGTGTGGGCGCGATCATCGCCGTGCACTGCGACCCCCGTGTGGACGCGGGCAAGATCGGTCTGCGCGAGGGCCCCATCACCTCCGCATGCGACCGGCTGGAGATCGGCCTCGACGGCCCGGGCGGCCACACCGCCCGCCCCCACCTCACGACCGACCTGGTCACCGCCGCCGCCCGCGTCATCACCGACGTGCCCGCGCTGGTCGGCCGGCGGTTCGACAGCCGCAGCGGGCTCGCCATCACCTGGGGCCGCGTCGAGTCCGGCCACGCCCCGAACGTGATCCCGCAGCACGCCGAGCTCTCCGGCACCGTGCGCTGCCTCGACCTCGAGGCGTGGCGGCAGGCTCCCGACGTCGTCGTCGCGGCCATCGACGAGATCGCCAACCTCCACCGCGCCAAGTCGGAGATCAACTACGTCCGCGGCGTCCCGCCCGTCGTCAACGAGCCCGGCGTCACCGAACTGCTGCGCGAGGCCATGATCGCCCGGCGCGGCGTCGAGTCCGTCGAGGGCACCGAGCAGAGCCTCGGCGGCGAGGACTTCTCCTGGTACCTGGAACACGTCCCCGGCGCCATGGCCCGCCTCGGCGTCCGCACCCCCGGCGAACGCCAGATCCGCGACCTCCACCAGGGCGACTTCGACGTGGACGAGTCGGCCATCACGGTAGGAGTGGAACTCTTCACAGCAGCGGCCCTGGTCAACGGCCTCCGCTAG
- a CDS encoding class I SAM-dependent DNA methyltransferase, with amino-acid sequence MRAPDFLQSTQASYDAIAEAYAAEHPDSLAGRPLERALLTAFVELARVPDRSGQPPVADVGSGPGYVTARLHEAGLPVFGVDASPRMVSLARRAHPELRFHVGSMTALDLPDETLGGIVALYSIIHVPDGHLPAAFAEFRRVLLPGAPVLLGFQSGDEDGHQRLTERYGQEIALDYYWRTPDTVTGHLTAAGLEPYARVLREPGPGEKLPRAFLLARRPGPVPREV; translated from the coding sequence GTGCGCGCCCCCGATTTCTTACAGTCCACGCAGGCCTCGTACGACGCCATCGCCGAGGCCTACGCCGCCGAGCACCCCGACAGCCTGGCCGGGAGACCGCTGGAGCGGGCGCTGCTGACGGCCTTCGTGGAGCTGGCCCGGGTGCCCGACCGGTCCGGGCAGCCGCCGGTCGCGGACGTAGGCAGCGGTCCGGGGTACGTCACGGCACGGCTGCACGAGGCCGGGCTGCCGGTGTTCGGGGTCGACGCGTCGCCCCGCATGGTGTCCCTGGCCCGCCGGGCGCACCCGGAGCTGCGTTTCCACGTCGGTTCCATGACCGCGCTGGACCTGCCGGACGAGACGCTCGGCGGCATCGTCGCGCTCTACTCGATCATCCATGTGCCGGACGGTCATCTGCCGGCCGCCTTCGCCGAGTTCCGCCGCGTCCTGCTGCCGGGGGCACCCGTACTGCTCGGTTTCCAGTCCGGCGACGAGGACGGCCACCAGCGTCTGACCGAGCGCTACGGGCAGGAGATCGCGCTCGACTACTACTGGCGCACCCCGGACACGGTCACCGGGCACCTCACGGCAGCCGGCCTGGAGCCCTACGCCCGCGTGCTGCGCGAGCCCGGCCCCGGTGAGAAGCTGCCGCGCGCGTTCCTGCTGGCGCGCAGGCCCGGGCCGGTGCCGCGGGAGGTGTGA